GGGCGCATTTGCTCTGTGGCTGCGCTATAAGCAGCGTTTATATACCTCGCGTCCTTTCCTGCGCTTTGCCTTGTGGATGGGCCCTTCCGGACTGATTGCCATCCTTGCTGGCTGGGTAACCACTGAAGTTGGCCGCCAACCGTGGGTGGTTTACGGGTTACAACGTACGGCGGATGCGGTTTCCGCACACGGTGATTTACATATGAGCATCAGCCTGCTGTCCTTCTTTGTGGTGTACAGCTCGGTGTTTGGCGTGGGTTACAGCTACATGATCCGCCTGATCCGCAAAGGGCCGCAGGAAGATGACCCGACCGTTCCGCCAACCGGCACGCCTGCCCGGCCGCTTTCTGCTGCCGTCCTTGATTCTCAACCGGAGGCACACCGCTAATGGGTATCGATTTATCAGTTATCTGGTTTGTAATCATCGTGTTCGCCACTCTGATGTATATCGTGATGGACGGTTTTGATCTTGGGATCGGTATTTTATTCCCGGCGATTCAGGATTCTGATGACCGCGATGTGATGGTCAACAGCGTCGCTCCGGTATGGGACGGCAATGAAACCTGGCTGGTGCTGGGCGGAGCCGGATTATTCGGCGCTTTCCCCCTGGCCTATGCGGTGATTGTTGATGCGCTAACGATCCCGCTGACGCTGATGCTGATCGGCCTGATTTTTCGCGGCGTCGCGTTTGAGTTTCGTTTTAAAGCCACGCCGGCGCATCGACCATTCTGGGATAAAGCTTTTCTCGGCGGCTCAATCCTCGCAACATTCACGCAAGGTGTCGTAGTGGGTGCCGTACTCAACGGATTTTCCGTTACCGGGCGCAGCTACAGCGGCGGTCCATTCGACTGGCTGACCCCGTTTACGCTGTTCTGCGGCGTTGGCCTGGTTGTAGCCTATGCCCTGCTGGGAGCGACATGGCTGGTGATGAAAAGTGAAAATCCGTTGCAGGAAAAAATGCGCCGCGTAGCAAAAAAACTGCTGCTGGCGATGCTGGTTGTCATTGCCATTATCAGCCTGTGGACGCCGCTGGCGCACAGTGCGATCGCCGAGCGCTGGTTTAGCCTGCCCAACCTGTGGTTCCTGATGCCGGTTCCGCTGCTGGTTGCGCTTATCAGCATCTGGCTGTGGCGTGCGCTGGGGCAGCAAAATAGCCATACGCTGCCTTTTGTATTGACGTTGGGGCTGATCTTCCTTGGGTTCAGCGGGCTGGGGATCAGTATCTGGCCACATATCATTCCACCGTCCATTACGCTCTGGCAGGCGGCGGCTCCGGCGCAAAGCCAGGGGTTTATGTTGGTTGGCGCACTGCTGATTATCCCGATAATCCTGGTGTACACCTTCTGGAGCTACTACGTTTTCCGCGGCAAAGTTCAACATGGTGAGGGGTATCATTGATGCAACAAACAATCTGGAAACGCCTGATGTGGCTGGTGATCCTCTGGGGCGGCAGCGTGATGGCCCTCGCCGCCGTTGGTATGTTTTTTCGTCTCCTGATGACGGCCGCCGGATTTAAGTCCTGAATTTCTCTCTGATAACAACCGGGCAGCGCGCTATTGCCCGGTTGTGACAAACCCTAACGTTAGCTAAACAAAAATGTAAAAAACATCGAAATGACAAAACAGAGATTGTCATTTACCCGATTAGAATATTGAATAGTCACCAGGCGAAATTATCGCCAATTCCGCAGCTAACGTACCAGAGGGTGCATGATGTTTAAGAAAGGGTTAACGGTGTTATTGCTGGCCAGCGCGCTTTTTTCCGGTCAGCTTTTCGCTACTAATCAGGGACATGAATATCTTCAGGTGCAGGATGCCGATCACTTACTACGACACACGGCCGACAGCGATGAACTGCGCGTGACGGCGGAAGAATCCGCCGCCGATCTTCGCGAACACCATTACTGGCAAAAATCACGCAAACCCGATTCCTATCAGAGCTAGACCTTAGCCTTTACGCTTCGGCAGCGTTTTCAGCAGTTCTTCGGGGCTGACGGAAGCCACCACGCTGCCCGGCAACGGCATCTTCAGAATGTGATGTTTCATCTTGCCGATCACGTGCATTTCGCACGGTCGGCAATCAAATTTCAGCGTCAGGACCTCATCGCCGTTAACCAGTTGCATCGGCGTGGCTTTCCAGCTTTTGATATTCCCTTTTGCCTGTTTCGGGCACAGGTTAAACGCAAAACGCAGGCAATGCTTGGTGATCATCACCGGTACATCGCCCTTTTCTTCATGCGCCTCATAGGCGGCATCAATCAACTGAACACCATAACGGTGATAAAACTCACGCGCTTTATGATTGTAGACGTTAGCCAGGAAG
The Citrobacter arsenatis DNA segment above includes these coding regions:
- a CDS encoding DUF2554 family protein, coding for MFKKGLTVLLLASALFSGQLFATNQGHEYLQVQDADHLLRHTADSDELRVTAEESAADLREHHYWQKSRKPDSYQS
- a CDS encoding DUF2474 domain-containing protein → MQQTIWKRLMWLVILWGGSVMALAAVGMFFRLLMTAAGFKS
- the cydB gene encoding cytochrome d ubiquinol oxidase subunit II, translating into MGIDLSVIWFVIIVFATLMYIVMDGFDLGIGILFPAIQDSDDRDVMVNSVAPVWDGNETWLVLGGAGLFGAFPLAYAVIVDALTIPLTLMLIGLIFRGVAFEFRFKATPAHRPFWDKAFLGGSILATFTQGVVVGAVLNGFSVTGRSYSGGPFDWLTPFTLFCGVGLVVAYALLGATWLVMKSENPLQEKMRRVAKKLLLAMLVVIAIISLWTPLAHSAIAERWFSLPNLWFLMPVPLLVALISIWLWRALGQQNSHTLPFVLTLGLIFLGFSGLGISIWPHIIPPSITLWQAAAPAQSQGFMLVGALLIIPIILVYTFWSYYVFRGKVQHGEGYH